In a single window of the Debaryomyces hansenii CBS767 chromosome A complete sequence genome:
- a CDS encoding DEHA2A05126p (weakly similar to uniprot|Q6B265 Saccharomyces cerevisiae YLR380W CSR1 Phosphatidylinositol transfer protein with a potential role in lipid turnover), translating into MADYSSVKYRSGRIQTINAEQEIVLKQVWAHYLKYFGYEVNISSEDIKFKESFIPSTTTIEYGESTGELGFSNGLVKTNTRGSLNSNASLKSSTKKKGFFQKGHAEPPKIPAGSKRMRDIEAQCTTERYIPVIDASEEFKYMYYDYYKQGYESEDESGDDVSDMNSMDTFITASTSITDPGSYELVQGLGKQNVSAQSLGSAPRSFQLKPNTKIIPCLSRYKPEELHASLFKALRNDLFDNYLLRFVRARKFKYDEAIAMLSKSLDWRHNTLEADDFLLEGDAPSYMNGTNKGFIKNFTVGKCYTRGVDKQKNPIVLFKARLNYPSDSPLEGTKRYALVIIEWSRLNLKDISDSRDQCSVIFDLTGFSLKNNDLPAIKFLAEIFEAHFPEILGSILIHNAPWIFSTIWNLIKNWLDPVVASKIHFTKSTKDLNQFIDSDNLPESMGGKDPYAGEYPEPKAEDCHPPKPKDAVYRQLKKERDENLVKFLETTKRWIESTDSDVSARYLQDKIDLGTKIAQLYVDLDPYVRIPGIYDRNGSIDLSI; encoded by the coding sequence ATGGCGGATTACAGCAGCGTGAAATACAGATCGGGGAGAATACAGACTATTAATGCTGAACAAGAAATTGTTTTGAAGCAGGTTTGGGCACactatttaaaatattttggttatgaagtgaatatttcaagtgAAGATATTAAGTTTAAGGAGAGCTTTATTCCTTCGACGActacaattgaatatggaGAAAGTACAGGAGAATTGGGGTTTTCTAATGGATTAGTTAAAACGAATACGAGAGGGTCTCTCAACTCCAACGCTTCTCTCAAGAGTAGTACGAAAAAGAAGGGCTTTTTTCAGAAAGGACATGCTGAACCTCCCAAGATACCGGCAGGTTCAAAGAGAATGCGTGATATAGAAGCCCAATGCACCACCGAAAGATACATACCCGTTATTGATGCTTCGGAGGAATTCAAGTATATGTATTATGACTATTACAAGCAGGGGTACGAATCGGAAGACGAATCAGGAGACGACGTGTCGGATATGAATTCAATGGACACATTTATTACTGCATCCACATCGATCACTGATCCGGGATCGTACGAATTGGTACAAGGCCTTGGAAAACAGAATGTTAGTGCGCAATCATTGGGACTGGCTCCAAGGTCGTTTCAGCTTAAACCCAACACCAAAATCATTCCTTGCCTCTCAAGGTACAAACCAGAGGAATTACATGCTTCTTTATTTAAAGCTTTGAGAAACGATCTCTTTGATAACTATTTGTTAAGGTTTGTGAGAGCTAGAAAGTTTAAATATGATGAAGCAATTGCTATGTTATCCAAGTCATTGGACTGGAGGCACAATACGTTGGAAGCTGATGATTTTCTCCTTGAAGGTGATGCCCCATCGTATATGAATGGTACCAATAAAGGattcatcaaaaattttacTGTGGGGAAATGCTACACAAGAGGTGTAGATAAACAGAAGAATCCTATAGTCTTATTCAAAGCTAGATTGAATTATCCATCAGACTCTCCGTTAGAAGGAACTAAGAGGTATGCGCTAGTCATTATCGAATGGAGTagattaaatttgaaagatattaGTGACTCAAGAGATCAATGTTCGGTCATTTTCGATTTGACAGGATTttctttgaagaataatgatttaccAGCTATTAAGTTTTTGGcagaaatttttgaagcCCATTTCCCTGAAATTTTGGGTTCGATCTTGATTCATAACGCTCCTTGGATCTTTTCGACCATTTGGAATCTCATTAAGAACTGGCTTGACCCAGTAGTTGCATCTAAGATTCATTTTACTAAAAGCACCAAAGATTTGAACCAATTCATTGATAGTGATAACCTCCCAGAATCGATGGGCGGTAAAGACCCATATGCTGGTGAATATCCAGAACCAAAAGCTGAAGATTGCCATCCTCCAAAACCTAAAGATGCCGTCTATCGTCAACTTAAGAAAGAAAGGGATGAAAACCTCGTTAAATTCTTAGAGACAACCAAGAGATGGATAGAATCCACAGATTCGGATGTTAGTGCTAGATATTTGCAAGATAAAATAGACCTTGGTACAAAGATTGCTCAGTTATACGTTGATTTGGATCCATATGTGAGGATTCCTGGAATTTACGATAGAAACGGATCAATTGACTTAAGCATTTAA
- a CDS encoding DEHA2A05148p (some similarities with uniprot|Q08923 Saccharomyces cerevisiae YPL181w CTI6 Protein) — MSRRSGRSKAYPDQSELNSEFPEDDEINNYEAEAEDEVDEEQEVTRCICGQDEVNTRGINPQLHALLWKEYQMKIDNGLFIQCDKCSVWQHGYCVGLFINEDVPEKYWCEICKPDLHIFIYDNNETVRSLYKPVNDKRKKLLLENSISQENNNKRNKAKRQAQSNSSPVSASESNKHPRKERRHYDESYDEQLQQALRESAKESGISYDTKNKNKRKKNGDSSDTNKKLKHESEQGQSNAEEAEMNDEIKGDSKLKKSKIKSKSSKSKVAKNPSNDSTSATMTKEELINQASKPRYVNEKSSIYELRKRTGAILEWLGRSQLELEEEKLNKIELFSYKDKIDLNQQQIDQDNNKVIDGFNENLQLMEKLTEKILNWEQQFGKYAP; from the coding sequence ATGTCACGTCGTTCAGGTAGATCTAAGGCCTACCCTGATCAGTCAGAATTGAACTCAGAATTTccagaagatgatgaaattaataattatgaggcagaagcagaagatGAAGTCGATGAAGAGCAAGAAGTGACGAGATGTATTTGTGGACAAGATGAAGTGAATACACGAGGTATAAACCCACAGTTACATGCATTGCTATGGAAAGAGTATCAAATGAAGATTGATAATGGTTTGTTTATCCAATGTGATAAATGCTCCGTATGGCAGCATGGATACTGTGTtggtttatttataaaCGAAGACGTTCCTGAGAAGTATTGGTGTGAAATATGTAAACCAGACTTACACATATTCATATATGATAATAACGAGACGGTGAGATCTTTATATAAGCCTGTTAATGATAAACGTAAGAAATTATTGCTTGAGAATAGCATCAGCCAGGAGAACAACAATAAGCGAAATAAAGCTAAACGCCAAGCACAGTCCAATTCTTCTCCGGTATCAGCATCGGAGAGTAATAAACACCCACGCAAGGAACGCAGACATTACGATGAAAGCTATGATGAACAATTACAGCAAGCTTTGAGAGAGAGTGCCAAAGAGAGTGGCATATCATATGATACtaagaataaaaataagCGTAAGAAGAATGGAGATTCTAGTGATACAAACAAAAAACTCAAGCATGAGTCTGAACAAGGTCAGTCAAATGCAGAAGAGGCTGAGAtgaatgatgaaataaaagGGGACTCTAAGTTGAAGAAACTGAAGATAAAATCTAAAAGCTCAAAATCTAAAGTCGCCAAAAACCCTTCTAATGATTCGACACTGGCTACCATGACAAAAGAAGAGCTAATAAACCAAGCCTCGAAGCCTCGATATGTGAATGAAAAATCTTCTATTTATGAATTGAGGAAACGAACAGGGGCTATTTTAGAATGGTTAGGTAGATCACAACTAGAATTAGAGGAAGAAAAACTCAATAAAATCGAATTATTTAGCTACAAGGACAAAATTGACTTGAACCAACAACAAATCGAccaagataataataaagttatTGATGgctttaatgaaaatttacAATTGATGGAGAAGTTAACTGAAAAGATACTAAATTGGGAACAGcaatttggtaaatatGCTCcatag
- a CDS encoding DEHA2A05170p (similar to uniprot|P38932 Saccharomyces cerevisiae YGL095C VPS45 Protein of the Sec1p family essential for vacuolar protein sorting), giving the protein MNGNPSALKTKMTLNLSKVSETYFNKLFETKVSPQSTEIKARVLLVDKHTTPIISMSYTQSQLLQNDIVLVEMIENQSNLNVMKHLNCIVYIKPTQESIKNLIKELKSPHFNKYELFTNNTLNKNQLEGLAEADEFEAISQVLEIFQDYLIVNNNLFTINISSGQNTIMEESNSLASLLLSLKKCPIIKYESNSIELKKLSSEILYNINSNSNNNLFEDLNKNSDVPPILLLLDRKNDPITPLILPWTYQSMIHELIGINKNMVELAESEEPIILSESQDPFFKQSMYLNYGDLTDKFQEYVEEYKKQTKQSSIENLKTQNLSELKKVLTRFPEFKKLSNNILKHLNLISELDTQISRQSLWEVSELQQTIICNLENQQVIRTRLLEILDKATISTENKIKLVLIYSVKFSQNDNDLAVFLNKFHDPTITNPVPTVSQMSLMKNFNKQFNKTPISTNNNNSNNIGKIFNNKKISINSLFNNSTNNSTTNNIYMQYIPKLNELLNELINQSQNHSNQFHLSTLVPDIVTKQYGNVGDSVQDIIIYIKGGITYEESRLIHDLSLSNNKINLIIGSDTILNSERWLNKMYDDINETHTNQTNTADHGLRTKQLRDIL; this is encoded by the coding sequence ATGAACGGCAACCCTTCTGCTCTAAAGACTAAGATGACTTTGAATCTATCTAAAGTGAGTGAAACATACTTCAATAAGTTATTCGAAACTAAGGTTTCTCCTCAATCAACAGAAATCAAAGCAAGGGTGCTTTTGGTGGATAAGCATACAACACCAATCATATCAATGTCCTATACACAATCACAATTACTTCAGAATGATATTGTTCTTGTAGAAATGATAGAGAACCAAAGTAATTTAAACGTTATGAAGCATCTTAACTGCATTGTTTATATCAAACCTACTCAGGAGTCcataaaaaatttgattaaagAGCTAAAAAGTCCACATTTTAACAAATATGAGTTGTTTACTAATAACACTTTGAACAAAAACCAGTTGGAAGGACTTGCAGAAGCAGACGAATTCGAAGCAATAAGTCAAGTTCTTgagatttttcaagattacTTAATTGTGAACAACAATTTATTTACTATCAATATATCCAGCGGTCAGAACACTATAATGGAAGAATCAAATAGCTTAGCCAGTTtgttattatcattgaagAAATGCCCGATAATCAAGTATGAGTCCAATTCGattgaattgaagaaattgagttcagaaatattatacaACATTAATTCTAACTCTAACAACAATTTGTTTGAAGACTTGAATAAGAATTCTGATGTGCCgccaatattattattactcGATCGTAAAAATGACCCAATAACTCCTTTGATTCTTCCATGGACATACCAATCGATGATACATGAATTAATTGGTATTAATAAGAATATGGTGGAATTGGCAGAATCCGAGGAACCTATAATTTTATCTGAATCTCAAGACCCCTTCTTTAAGCAATCCATGTATTTGAACTACGGTGACTTAACTGATAAATTCCAAGAATATGTTGAAGAATACAAAAAGCAAACAAAGCAATCATCTATAGAAAACTTGAAAACACAAAATCTTTctgaattgaaaaaggtATTAACTAGATTTCCCGAATTCAAAAAACTCCTGAACAACATATTGAAGCATTTGAACTTGATTAGTGAATTAGATACCCAGATTTCTCGTCAAAGTCTTTGGGAAGTCAGTGAATTACAGCAAACGATTATCTGTAATTTAGAAAACCAACAAGTAATCAGAACCAGATTATTAGAAATCTTAGACAAAGCTACAATTTCtactgaaaataaaataaaattagtGTTGATATACTCCGTCAAATTCAGtcaaaatgataatgatttagcggtattcttgaataaatttcatGACCCTACTATCACAAACCCAGTACCAACAGTGTCACAAATGtcattgatgaaaaacttcaacaaacaattcaataaaactCCAATATCAACCAACAATAACAACAGTAATAATATTGgtaaaatttttaataataagaaaataagTATTAACCtgttattcaataattcgaCCAATAACAGTACTACGAACAATATTTACATGCAATATATTCCAAAActaaatgaattattgaatgagttaataaatcagaGCCAGAATCATTCAAACCAATTTCATTTGTCTACATTAGTTCCTGATATAGTTACTAAGCAATATGGAAATGTAGGTGATTCAGTGCAAGATATCATAATCTACATCAAGGGAGGTATTACGTATGAAGAGTCGAGATTGATTCATGATTTGAGTttgtcaaataataagattaatttgattattggAAGCGATACTATCTTGAATAGCGAAAGATGGTTAAATAAAATGtatgatgatattaatgaaaccCATACGAATCAAACCAATACGGCAGATCATGGATTGAGAACTAAACAATTACGAGACATTTTATAA
- a CDS encoding DEHA2A05192p (similar to uniprot|Q06010 Saccharomyces cerevisiae YLR389C STE23 Metalloprotease) yields MYSAKGLSRIINYKSGFNLQQVFYSSISKLRMQSDKYTVLADNSNVEKPILDDRSYRLIKLNSNDLHVLIINDASTDKAAASLDVNVGSFADKNYQVPGLAHFCEHLLFMGTSKYPEENEYSSYLSKHSGHSNAYTAAEHTNYYFELSSDYLEGALDRFSQFFISPLFSKSCKDREIKAVDSENKKNLQNDMWRFYQLDKSTSNPQHPYNGFSTGNYETLHEEPTSQGLNVRDILLDFYKNHYSSNLMSLVILGKEDLDTLTSWAIDKFSEVPNSNLPRPNYDGELIYNPDHLGKIIKAKPIMDSNKLELSFMVPSDQEANWDSKPASYYSHLLGHESSGSILHYLKQKGWVNELSAGNMKVCQGNSIFVLEFDLTPNGLKNWEAIVVNVFEYLKLVLNGEPKLWLWEELSNMSTINFKFKQKQRAAQTVSKMSNSLYKFTEGSYIPPQYLLSSSILREFKSQEIKEYGSFLNPDNFRILLTSQSLPDLDKSEHWYGTQYSYESISNNLKDQIESAETNENFHYPIPNKFIPKDFTVSKPKSENPLPHPYLIEDNNKFQVWYKQDDQFQIPKGAIEIVLHLANANTSCKSSIYTMLLSQLIDDELNEIVYYASMVGISFTINHWRDGLLIRVSGYNDKLPVLLEQILQKLITFKPKEDRFEVFKFKLNQEFKNFGFEVPYSQIGTHFLTLLNDKTYPYDLKIDTLNKEINFGELLEFSTNKIWEQGVFGEVLIQGNFNDTKAFEISRAIQGHFTEFKTIRDSQEEINEIVKLKTHIVPSNQRIRYEVALQDKNNINSCIEYFIQISDSFDDVRLRVLTDLLGTVIHEPCFNQLRTKEQLGYVVFSGTRLTRTTLGFRILIQSERSSEYLEYRIEEFINQFDKFVKKGLTDENFAKFKQALKDKKLTKLKNLSEEVSKFWNSIISGYYDFQEREKHVEVLESITKDEFIKFYNDYISADSNVSSRIIVHLKSPSVPKLEKSKLLHSSINNYIYRNEFSISSDVLDSLIEANADDVAKLVEVLTNAIAEKKENNVSNKDRLKSDLSETINRELTTPVPPQYPSGKLVENVDQFKSTYPVGDIPRPVEPLSNFYYSKQPEDHAHL; encoded by the coding sequence ATGTATTCAGCGAAAGGGTTGTCTCGAATCATTAACTATAAGTCAGGTTTTAATTTACAACAAGTATTTTACTCGAGTATATCCAAACTAAGAATGCAAAGCGACAAATACACCGTTTTGGCGGACAATTCCAATGTTGAAAAACCTATATTAGATGACCGTTCGTACCGATTGatcaaattaaattcaaatgacTTGCATGTCCTTATAATAAACGATGCTTCTACCGATAAAGCTGCTGCTTCGTTGGACGTTAACGTGGGATCATTTGCAGATAAGAACTACCAAGTCCCGGGGTTGGCACACTTCTGTGAGCATTTATTGTTCATGGGCACCAGCAAGTATCCTGAGGAGAACGAGTATTCTAGCTATCTCTCGAAGCATTCGGGGCATTCGAATGCTTACACGGCGGCAGAACATACCAACTACTATTTTGAGTTGAGTTCTGATTATTTGGAGGGCGCGTTGGACAGATTCTCCCAGTTTTTCATCAGCCCGTTGTTCAGCAAGTCCTGTAAGGACCGTGAAATAAAGGCGGTTGATTCAGAgaataagaaaaatttgCAGAATGATATGTGGAGATTTTATCAGTTGGATAAGCTGACAAGTAACCCCCAACACCCGTACAATGGGTTTTCCACCGGGAATTATGAAACATTGCACGAAGAACCAACCAGCCAAGGGTTAAATGTAAGAGATATATTGCTTGACTTTTACAAGAACCATTACTCTTCGAACTTGATGAGTTTAGTCATCTTGGGGAAGGAAGATTTGGACACATTAACTTCTTGGGCTATCGATAAGTTCTCGGAAGTTCCTAACAGTAACTTGCCTAGGCCAAACTACGATGGAGAGTTGATTTATAATCCTGATCACCTCGGCAAAATTATCAAGGCAAAACCAATCATGGACTCTaataaattggaattgaGTTTTATGGTTCCTAGTGACCAAGAAGCTAACTGGGATAGCAAGCCCGCGAGTTATTATTCTCATTTATTAGGACACGAGAGTTCTGGTTCTATCTTACACTATTTAAAGCAGAAAGGTTGGGTTAATGAGTTATCTGCTGGCAATATGAAAGTCTGTCAGGGTAACTCGATCTTTGTACTTGAATTCGATTTAACTCCAAATGGTTTAAAGAATTGGGAGGCAATCGTCGTTAATGTGTTTGAATACTTGAAGTTAGTCTTGAATGGGGAACCAAAATTATGGTTATGGGAAGAATTGAGCAATATGTCTACCAttaacttcaaattcaagcAAAAGCAAAGAGCTGCTCAAACTGTCTCTAAGATGAGTAACTCTCTCTATAAATTTACCGAAGGTTCATATATTCCTCCTCAGTATTTATTAAGCTCTTCCATTTTGAGGGAGTTCAAAAgtcaagaaattaaagaatacGGCTCATTCTTAAATCCAGACAACTTCCGTATTTTATTGACATCTCAATCTTTGCCGGACTTAGATAAATCTGAGCATTGGTATGGAACCCAATATTCCTATGAATCCATATCAAATAACTTGAAGGATCAAATTGAAAGTGCTGAAACAAACGAAAATTTCCACTACCCTATTCCAAACAAGTTCATCCCGAAGGATTTTACTGTTTCGAAACCTAAGCTGGAAAATCCGTTGCCTCACCCTTATTTGATTGAAGATAACAACAAATTTCAGGTTTGGTATAAACAAGATgatcaattccaaattccCAAGGGAGCTATTGAAATTGTATTGCATTTAGCAAATGCAAATACTTCATGCAAATCATCTATTTACACAATGCTTCTCAGTCAGTtgattgatgatgaattaaatgagATTGTTTACTACGCATCCATGGTAGGCATATCGTTTACAATAAATCACTGGCGTGATGGTTTGTTAATAAGGGTTAGTGgttataatgataaattaccAGTCTTGTTGGagcaaattcttcaaaagcTTATCACCTTTAAACCTAAAGAAGATAGATTTGAGGTTTTCAAGTTCAAACtaaatcaagaatttaAGAATTTTGGATTTGAGGTTCCTTACTCACAGATTGGCACCCATTTCTTGACCTTACTCAATGATAAAACTTATCCCTATGATTTAAAAATCGATACCTTAAACAAAGAGATAAATTTTGGTGAATTACTTGAATTTTCTACCAATAAAATTTGGGAGCAGGGTGTATTCGGTGAAGTATTAATTCAAGGTAATTTCAACGACACCAAAGCATTTGAGATATCAAGGGCTATCCAAGGCCACTTCACTGAGTTCAAAACTATTCGCGATAGCCaggaagaaattaatgaaattgtcAAACTTAAAACTCACATTGTTCCATCTAACCAGAGAATCAGATACGAAGTAGCGTTACAAGATAAAAACAACATCAACTCGTGTATTGAGTATTTTATCCAAATCAGTGATTCATTTGATGATGTTCGCTTAAGAGTTTTGACTGATTTATTAGGAACTGTTATTCACGAACCATGTTTCAACCAATTAAGGACAAAGGAACAATTAGGGTACGTCGTGTTCTCCGGTACAAGGCTAACTAGAACCACTTTAGGCTTCAGAATTTTAATACAATCAGAGAGATCTTCCGAATATCTTGAATACAGAATTGAAGAGTTTATAAACCAATTCGATAAATTTGTGAAGAAAGGTCTCACCGACGAAAACTTCGCTAAATTTAAGCAGGCATTGAAGGATAAAAAATTGACTAAGTTGAAAAACTTGAGTGAAGAAGTAAgtaaattttggaattcCATTATTAGCGGGTACTACGATTTCcaagaaagagaaaagcATGTTGAAGTACTTGAATCCATCACCAAGgatgaatttatcaaattctaCAATGATTATATTTCTGCGGACTCTAATGTTTCTTCGAGAATCATAGTCCATTTGAAATCCCCTAGCGTACCTAAACTCGAAAAGCTGAAGTTACTTCACAGTTCCATAAATAACTATATTTACCGGAATGAATTTAGTATCAGTTCTGACGTTTTGGATTCTCTAATTGAAGCAAATGCTGATGACGTAGCTAAACTCGTGGAAGTATTAACCAACGCAATTGCagagaagaaggaaaacAACGTTTCCAATAAGGATCGTTTGAAATCTGATTTATCTGAAACAATTAACAGGGAGCTTACGACTCCTGTACCACCTCAGTACCCATCCGGTAAATTGGTTGAAAACGTGGATCAATTTAAATCAACATATCCAGTTGGTGACATTCCTAGACCAGTTGAACcactttcaaatttctaTTACTCTAAGCAACCTGAAGATCATGCCCATTTataa
- a CDS encoding DEHA2A05214p (weakly similar to uniprot|Q03956 Saccharomyces cerevisiae YDR202c RAV2), translating into MMQIDRTQMQNVVSEIQTEHADQELHWLISQVITPEFPQIIEALGICSNLILYNSPQHPDAQKQIERGPEIKLPVSSSKSEALKGIIVRDGAYVTQMTVQLKESHFNKILNKMTLKKPVLLPQIIGAKKSIDAAVGLIERASSEVLDDNCDQEHTRLIAMFHQMLCEIQIAKNSLQLPTDPELVFPLNVTPASSFSPVLTPNIAVDLYISQAEVCVDLKYLHQVQDHPWCEIDSQGKSYVDKLRDDMRLPSSHVSRSSTPAAPQPLNMADIEQKIHQSASTTPDGSRSQSNFVNNVWNHISLKPKHDPIDYITKCVTYNNMVVMVGKKIEVSSPDPVLVSALTKLDSVEYLVSSFLENLQKVVDSLHQ; encoded by the coding sequence ATGATGCAAATCGATCGTACACAGATGCAAAATGTTGTGTCGGAGATACAGACAGAACATGCGGACCAGGAATTGCATTGGCTTATTTCTCAGGTGATTACACCGGAATTTCCCCAGATTATCGAGGCTCTCGGTATATGCTCGAATCTCATCTTGTACAACTCACCACAGCACCCCGACGCACAGAAACAGATCGAAAGGGGGCCGGAGATCAAGCTTCCGGTGTCGTCGTCGAAGCTGGAGGCACTAAAGGGCATAATTGTTCGGGACGGGGCGTATGTGACGCAGATGACAGTACAGTTGAAGGAGAGCCATTTCAACAAGATTTTGAACAAAATGACGCTTAAGAAGCCGGTGTTGCTTCCGCAGATCATTGGAGCCAAGAAGTCGATTGATGCGGCGGTGGGGCTCATTGAGCGAGCGTCTAGCGAGGTGTTGGACGACAATTGTGACCAGGAACACACCCGACTCATCGCCATGTTCCACCAGATGCTCTGCGAGATCCAGATTGCGAAAAATAGTTTGCAGTTGCCCACGGACCCCGAGCTAGTTTTTCCGCTTAATGTGACGCCGGCGTCGTCGTTCAGTCCCGTGCTCACCCCCAACATCGCCGTCGACTTGTACATCAGCCAGGCCGAGGTGTGTGTTGATCTCAAGTACTTGCACCAGGTGCAAGATCACCCATGGTGCGAGATCGACTCGCAGGGCAAATCGTACGTGGACAAGCTCAGGGACGACATGCGCTTGCCCAGCTCGCATGTCAGCCGGTCCCTGACCCCGGCGGCCCCCCAGCCACTCAACATGGCCGATATCGAGCAGAAAATCCACCAGTCGGCCTCGACCACCCCCGACGGACTGCGCTCGCAGTCCAACTTCGTCAACAACGTGTGGAACCACATCCTGTTGAAGCCGAAGCACGACCCAATCGACTACATTACAAAGTGTGTCACCTACAACAACATGGTGGTCATGGTTGGCAAGAAAATCGAGGTTTCTTCCCCGGACCCAGTGCTAGTGAGCGCCCTCACAAAATTAGATAGCGTCGAGTATCTCGTCAGCAGTTTCTTGGAAAACCTCCAGAAAGTGGTCGATTCTCTTCATCAGTAG
- a CDS encoding DEHA2A05236p (some similarities with uniprot|Q00312 Candida albicans RBF1 Transcription factor RBF1): protein MSGPSTSSERSTVATNNHPIHPQHQQVHPHQHELARQPDYNQAAVAVAAASGMMAPGAHPDDGSQFHPHQHHYNAAAHFQQQQVQQAQQAQLQQYQMLQQQQQQFQQQQQQMQAPHHQMGPQHHIQPPLQQHGMHQAPMHEPVGPPVGGSQHVGGDYEGGQYLTSKFMENEIIKTFPSKPELVKFVKNVLNDEEQCKIVINSSKPKAVYFQCERSGSFRTTVKDSTKRQRVAYTKRNKCGYRLVANLYPPEKDKKRAKKPEDDALDKDIDDKLNEFQNQNPMANSTSEIWILRMIHPQHNHPPEPNVNSSSKKKRSKYTRTLVEKPLNRGNSNPVNNFSPNDMVAHQHQHPHQQVHVPHPHVHPHHHDASHTPSVQDPAVIAAMEATPNTEAAEAAVAAAAAMHHQHPPVDPNIDPNVDPSVQEHDHSHGTLR, encoded by the coding sequence ATGCTGGGACCTTCAACTTCGAGTGAAAGATCGACGGTAGCTACAAATAATCACCCTATTCATCCGCAACATCAACAGGTTCATCCTCATCAACATGAGCTTGCTAGACAGCCAGATTATAATCAAGCGGCGGTAGCAGTTGCAGCGGCTTCAGGAATGATGGCGCCAGGTGCCCATCCAGACGATGGGAGTCAGTTTCATCCACATCAGCACCATTATAATGCGGCGGCACACTTTCAACAGCAACAGGTGCAACAGGCGCAACAAGCGCAGTTGCAGCAATATCAGATGttgcagcagcagcagcagcagtttcaacaacagcagcagcagATGCAGGCTCCACACCACCAGATGGGACCGCAGCACCACATACAACCACCATTACAGCAACATGGGATGCACCAGGCGCCGATGCACGAGCCAGTAGGTCCACCGGTGGGAGGAAGTCAGCATGTGGGAGGCGACTACGAGGGGGGGCAGTACCTCACGTCGAAGTTTATGGAAAATGAGATCATCAAGACGTTTCCTAGCAAGCCAGAGTTGGTGAAGTTTGTGAAGAACGTGCTCAACGACGAGGAACAGTGCAAGATTGTGATCAACTCGTCGAAGCCGAAGGCGGTTTATTTCCAATGTGAGAGGTCGGGGTCGTTCAGAACGACGGTCAAGGACTCCACCAAGAGACAGAGAGTTGCGTACACCAAGAGAAACAAGTGTGGGTACCGGTTGGTGGCCAACTTGTATCCTCCCGAAAAAGACAAGAAGAGGGCCAAGAAACCGGAAGACGATGCCCTTGACAAAGACATAGACGACAAGCTTAACGAGTTCCAAAACCAGAACCCCATGGCCAACAGCACCAGCGAAATATGGATCTTGAGAATGATTCACCCCCAACACAACCACCCTCCAGAGCCTAACGTCAATTCTTCCagcaagaagaagagatcAAAATATACGAGAACGTTAGTGGAGAAGCCATTGAACCGTGGAAATTCCAACCCGGTCAATAACTTCAGTCCAAACGATATGGTTGCCCATCAACACCAACACCCACACCAACAGGTTCACGTACCTCACCCACACGTACACCCACACCACCATGATGCTTCCCATACGCCTTCGGTCCAGGACCCGGCGGTGATTGCGGCAATGGAGGCTACCCCCAATACAGAGGCCGCTGAAGCTGCGGTggctgctgctgctgccATGCACCACCAACACCCTCCAGTGGATCCAAATATTGACCCTAACGTTGATCCAAGTGTTCAGGAACATGACCATTCTCATGGGACCTTACGTTAA